One region of Oryza glaberrima chromosome 7, OglaRS2, whole genome shotgun sequence genomic DNA includes:
- the LOC127778880 gene encoding receptor-like protein 9b has translation MLRVLSSPFSGLLCAAVMALAAILSSGPAGAAPCLAEEATALRRLNALYRSPAEFDDWDDLTGLPDCCSWPRVTCDARGRVVLFDKPLFIEVGRIDGVVDLAILAPLTELRELDLSFNRINGFYSSTGLYGLQKIEKLHLHRNNLSDNSVIEFVRNLTSITELRIDGNQLRTTDWIANLTTLETLDMSYNHLQEMNGICHLNRLKSLKLQMNGIGDGVVGCFHNMKLQELDISNNLLTGNIGQDILNLSEIQSLQLGYNHFTGIFPLSLIANFSSLKELALSNNNELRIETEVPRCVPSFHLEHLALDNCIINKRSNGKIPTFLIGQKSIVDLDLSGSFLNGTVPLELFYNISNFLSLRKNNIKILENFSLENRTSSLSTMDLSDNSIAMQLPSMFDTIFPSLIYLNMSHNDLYGHIPSIGHSKVLEILDLSNNRLEGVIPESLTAFPSALSYLILSDNDLQGGVLPKNSAMFHLRHLDLENNHLTGHLPPELTMSTELLILNVNNNMLSGTIPNWLFSPTELQELRIILFKGNHLKGSVPDRWCSSRNLHILDLSYNSLSGNIPDCLSDLVGVYFSNPRKIIFNESYGPLAKQSHEDSMNITTKGTSMLYKGLPLELFIGIDFSMNNLTGNIPPNMGFVPGLKSLNLSFNHLRGTIPETFQNSLTLESLDLSHNYINGNIPSELTQLCSLSVFNVAHNNLSGEVPSEGQFPTFDKSFFEGNQDLCGQVVEKKCPASNKSFGFIGGESSMKMDTVDSPIIYWSFIFGSFATGFWATIAVLVWNASLREKWFNAVDHLITC, from the exons ATGCTGCGGGTGCTATCGTCTCCGTTCTCCGGCCTCTTGTGCGCCGCCGTTATGGCTCTCGCGGCGATCCTCTCTTccgggccggccggcgccgccccctgcCTCGCCGAGGAAGccacggcgctccggcggctcAACGCGCTCTACAGGTCGCCGGCGGAGTTCGACGACTGGGACGACCTCACTGGCTTACCTGACTGCTGTAGCTGGCCACGGGTGACCTGTGACGCCCGTGGGCGTGTCGTGCTCTTCGACAAGCCATTGTTCATCGAGGTCGGTAGGATCGACGGCGTCGTCGATCTGGCCATCCTCGCGCCACTTACGGAGCTTAGGGAGCTCGACCTCTCGTTCAACCGCATCAATGGCTTCTACTCATCCACAG GACTGTACGGGTTGCAGAAGATCGAAAAATTACATCTACACAGAAATAATCTTTCGGATAATAGCGTGATTGAATTTGTTAGAAATCTGACATCTATAACCGAGTTACGCATTGATGGGAACCAACTACGTACTACGGATTGGATAGCTAACCTGACAACGCTGGAGACTCTGGATATGTCCTACAATCACCTTCAGGAAATGAACG GTATTTGCCATTTAAACAGGCTGAAGTCTCTTAAACTTCAGATGAATGGGATTGGCGATGGAGTAGTTGGTTGCTTCCATAACATGAAACTTCAGGAGTTAGATATTAGCAACAACTTACTTACTGGTAATATTGGACAGGACATTCTAAATCTAAGTGAAATTCAAAGCCTACAACTCGGGTATAACCATTTCACTGGTATCTTTCCCTTGTCCCTAATAGCTAATTTCTCCAGTTTAAAGGAACTAGCCCTTTCAAATAACAATGAGCTGAGAATCGAAACTGAAGTTCCTAGATGTGTCCCATCTTTTCATCTTGAGCATCTTGCGCTAGACAATTGCATCATTAACAAGCGTAGCAATGGAAAGATCCCTACATTTCTTATTGGGCAAAAAAGCATTGTTGATCTAGACCTTTCCGGCAGTTTCCTCAATGGGACTGTTCCTCTTGAGCTATTCTACAACATCTCTAATTTCCTATCTCTAaggaaaaataatataaaaatctTAGAAAATTTTTCTCTTGAGAACAGAACATCAAGCTTGAGTACGATGGATTTGTCAGACAATTCAATTGCAATGCAACTTCCTTCAATGTTCGACACCATATTTCCTTCCCTTATTTACTTGAACATGTCCCATAATGACCTGTATGGTCATATTCCATCTATAGGTCATTCCAAAGTTCTAGAAATTCTTGATCTATCAAACAACCGACTGGAAGGGGTGATACCTGAGTCCCTTACAGCATTTCCTTCTGCCTTGTCATACTTGATACTCTCTGATAATGACTTACAAGGTGGAGTGCTACCAAAGAACTCAGCAATGTTTCACTTGCGACACCTAGATCTTGAGAACAATCATCTGACAGGACACCTACCACCAGAATTAACTATGAGCACCGAGTTATTGATACTAAATGTCAACAATAACATGTTATCTGGAACTATACCTAACTGGCTCTTCTCTCCAACTGAACTCCAAGAATTAAGAATTATTCTATTCAAAGGAAACCATCTCAAAGGCTCTGTCCCAGACAGATGGTGCAGTAGCCGAAACTTGCATATCCTTGACTTATCATACAATTCACTATCAGGAAACATACCAGATTGTCTGTCAGATTTGGTCGGTGTGTATTTCTCAAATCCTCGAAAGATCATATTTAATGAATCATATGGTCCCCTTGCGAAACAGTCACATGAAGATAGTATGAACATCACTACAAAAGGTACATCGATGTTGTACAAGGGATTACCGCTAGAACTCTTTATTGGCATAGACTTCTCCATGAATAATCTCACAGGAAATATCCCACCAAACATGGGATTTGTACCAGGGCTGAAGTCACTGAACTTGTCATTCAACCATCTAAGAGGTACAATCCCGGAAACCTTCCAGAATTCACTAACCTTGGAGAGTCTAGATCTTTCCCACAATTATATAAATGGTAATATCCCCAGTGAACTCACTCAGTTGTGCTCACTATCAGTGTTCAATGTTGCACATAACAATCTGTCAGGAGAAGTCCCTTCTGAAGGGCAATTCCCTACATTTGATAAAAGCTTCTTTGAAGGAAATCAGGACTTATGTGGGCAGGTTGTGGAGAAGAAATGCCCCGCCTCAAACAAATCGTTTGGTTTCATTGGTGGTGAATCAAGCATGAAAATGGATACAGTGGATTCTCCAATCATATATTGGTCATTTATCTTTGGGTCATTTGCAACTGGATTTTGGGCTACCATTGCTGTTCTAGTTTGGAATGCCAGCTTAAGGGAGAAATGGTTCAATGCAGTGGATCATTTGATCACTTGTTAG